In uncultured Desulfovibrio sp., a single window of DNA contains:
- the garD gene encoding galactarate dehydratase produces the protein MNQSNATPGLCVRIHPDDNVAVIVNDDGLPPGAALVNGPVLKEHIPQGHKVALADIASGQVVRRYGVTIGYALEDIQAGMWVSEQRMRMPEPPELDHLVYCPRSFPAFSPLEGRSFQGYRNDDGTFGTRNILAIGACVQCAAGVLDVAVQRARQELLPRYPNVDDIVAINHIYGCGVAIDAPAAPIPIRTLRNILRNPNFGGMPLLCSLGCEKLTPEKLMPSNTPETVCLQDEQYHGFESMLDALLDAMRRRLELMDKRKREACPASGLRVGMQCGGSDAFSGITANPALGAAADRIVRAGGTAFFSEVTEVRDGIDQLVARAASTEVAQGLIREMRWYDDYLAAGGVDRSANTTPGNKKGGLNNITEKAMGSLIKSGSAPIVGVVSPGEQLPQNAAGLYYVATPASDFVCGTLQLAAGMNLHIFSTGRGTPYGLREVPVIKVATRTELARRWHDLMDFDAGGIATGASSIDQCGEDLFNMILDVASGKRQTCTDRWGLYNDLALFNPAPIT, from the coding sequence ATGAACCAAAGCAACGCAACTCCGGGGTTATGTGTACGCATTCATCCCGACGACAATGTTGCTGTAATTGTTAACGATGACGGGCTTCCGCCAGGGGCGGCCCTGGTCAACGGCCCTGTCCTCAAGGAACATATTCCCCAAGGGCACAAGGTCGCGCTGGCTGACATTGCCAGCGGGCAGGTGGTGCGCCGCTATGGTGTAACCATTGGGTATGCGCTTGAGGACATTCAGGCTGGCATGTGGGTTTCGGAGCAGCGCATGCGCATGCCCGAACCGCCAGAGCTGGATCATCTGGTATACTGCCCGCGCAGCTTCCCGGCTTTTTCGCCGCTTGAAGGCCGCAGTTTTCAGGGGTACCGCAACGATGACGGAACCTTCGGCACGCGTAATATTCTTGCTATCGGCGCGTGCGTTCAGTGCGCCGCAGGCGTGCTTGATGTTGCCGTACAGCGGGCCCGGCAAGAGCTGTTGCCCCGCTATCCCAATGTCGACGATATCGTAGCCATCAATCATATCTATGGTTGCGGCGTGGCCATTGATGCGCCCGCTGCGCCCATTCCCATCCGCACCTTGCGCAATATTCTGCGTAATCCCAATTTTGGCGGCATGCCTTTGCTGTGCAGCCTTGGCTGTGAAAAGCTGACACCAGAAAAGCTTATGCCAAGCAATACCCCTGAAACCGTATGCCTTCAGGACGAGCAATACCACGGCTTTGAATCCATGCTGGATGCTCTGCTGGATGCCATGCGCCGCAGGCTGGAGCTGATGGACAAGCGGAAGCGTGAAGCATGCCCTGCTTCCGGCTTGCGCGTGGGCATGCAGTGCGGTGGGTCAGACGCCTTTTCGGGCATTACGGCCAATCCGGCCCTTGGGGCTGCGGCTGACCGTATTGTGCGCGCCGGGGGTACGGCCTTTTTTTCAGAAGTAACAGAAGTGCGCGACGGCATAGATCAGCTTGTGGCGCGTGCGGCCTCGACGGAGGTGGCGCAGGGCCTCATACGCGAAATGCGCTGGTATGATGATTATCTTGCCGCCGGTGGTGTTGACCGCAGCGCCAATACCACGCCGGGCAACAAAAAGGGCGGCCTTAACAATATTACCGAAAAAGCCATGGGCTCGTTGATCAAGTCTGGCAGTGCTCCCATCGTTGGGGTTGTCTCGCCGGGTGAGCAGTTGCCGCAAAATGCCGCTGGCCTTTATTATGTCGCAACCCCCGCATCTGATTTTGTTTGCGGTACGCTGCAACTGGCGGCGGGCATGAATCTGCACATTTTTTCTACTGGCCGCGGCACACCATACGGGTTGCGTGAAGTGCCAGTAATCAAAGTGGCAACGCGCACCGAACTGGCACGGCGCTGGCACGACCTGATGGATTTTGACGCTGGCGGTATTGCAACCGGAGCTAGCAGCATTGATCAGTGCGGCGAGGATCTGTTCAATATGATTCTTGATGTTGCCAGCGGAAAACGCCAGACCTGCACCGACCGATGGGGGCTTTACAATGATCTGGCCCTGTTCAATCCGGCCCCCATTACATAA
- a CDS encoding sigma-54-dependent Fis family transcriptional regulator has translation MQELPIGFIAPMEQLYSVVTGVIAEMGIGNKIEVHRANLKDAVGVAFDMERRNFSCVVSRGGTAEMLNSCGIVLPVITIPLTSYELSHAIFEAKRITGLKRPRIAMFTFRNMEENIDLFAKVLGVEMHLYKIAGNESDITSTLEKAVKDGLDVVVGGEWTCRISKELGLPTVKLFSNPASVRGALEEALKVRYSIQLEHSRSASLRMLVNSIKDGLLHVDNQGSICHANAAAADMMGLEANGLVGKSFYECFPQFQPMEGNLDQSYEEVVSFGSTTALVTLSPMPGNIDSSAPSFMVVMHETNRVLQMDARLRKMQTAKGLNAIHRFNDIAGRSPVLREAKRLATSFAASDATVLIYGESGTGKELFAQSIHNASPWANGPFVAVNCAALPPSLLESELFGYEEGAFTGANRKGKIGLIEMAHNGTLFLDEVSEMDHYGQVRLLRFLQERSIMRLGGDKYLPVNVRIIAATNRDLGAMVAEGSFRRDLYYRLRVLRLRLPPLCARKGDVRLLTEDLLRALAVRHGYEKRCTAEAYEVLEEHPWPGNVRELYNVLECLMVGQRGKTITASMLRQVFALDDTGDVASGRPCAVAWPGGAPVMPSVHGGGWSAQNSSSAQPPDALAAATPGRADNTWQYPEHSGQALPADSQELGYAVQPAAAHPLVYGNQQPAPIMGAGQRYRVPFADDPSPADERAQILAALYRCGGRHGKAAAVLGLHRSTLYRKMRRLNIE, from the coding sequence ATGCAGGAACTGCCCATAGGTTTTATTGCCCCCATGGAACAACTATACAGTGTTGTTACAGGCGTTATTGCTGAAATGGGAATTGGCAACAAAATAGAGGTGCACAGGGCAAATCTGAAAGATGCCGTAGGTGTTGCCTTTGACATGGAACGCAGAAATTTTTCCTGCGTAGTTTCGCGTGGCGGTACGGCAGAAATGCTCAATTCATGCGGCATTGTTTTACCGGTTATTACTATTCCACTCACTTCGTATGAACTGAGTCACGCTATTTTTGAGGCAAAGCGCATCACTGGTCTCAAGCGGCCGCGCATTGCCATGTTCACCTTTCGCAATATGGAAGAGAATATTGACCTGTTTGCGAAGGTTCTGGGCGTGGAAATGCACCTGTACAAGATTGCGGGGAACGAATCCGACATCACAAGCACGCTGGAAAAAGCCGTCAAAGACGGGCTGGATGTGGTGGTAGGCGGGGAATGGACGTGCAGGATATCCAAGGAGCTGGGCCTGCCCACGGTCAAACTGTTTTCCAATCCCGCCAGTGTGCGCGGCGCGCTGGAAGAGGCCCTCAAGGTTCGCTACAGCATTCAGCTCGAGCATAGCCGTTCCGCCAGCCTGCGCATGCTTGTAAACAGCATCAAGGATGGCCTGCTGCATGTGGACAACCAAGGCTCCATCTGTCACGCCAATGCCGCTGCCGCCGACATGATGGGCCTGGAGGCCAATGGCCTGGTAGGGAAAAGTTTTTATGAATGTTTCCCACAGTTTCAGCCGATGGAAGGCAATCTTGACCAAAGTTATGAAGAGGTCGTCAGCTTTGGCAGCACAACCGCTCTTGTGACGCTCAGCCCCATGCCGGGTAACATTGATAGCTCGGCGCCATCGTTCATGGTTGTCATGCACGAGACAAACCGCGTTCTGCAAATGGACGCCAGGCTGCGTAAAATGCAGACAGCCAAGGGGCTTAATGCAATCCACCGGTTCAATGACATTGCAGGGCGTTCGCCCGTGCTGCGTGAGGCAAAGCGCCTGGCAACAAGTTTTGCCGCGTCTGATGCAACAGTGCTGATTTATGGAGAAAGCGGAACAGGCAAGGAGCTTTTTGCGCAGTCCATCCACAACGCCAGCCCCTGGGCCAACGGGCCGTTTGTGGCGGTTAACTGTGCCGCCTTGCCGCCCTCGTTGCTGGAGTCGGAGCTGTTTGGTTACGAAGAAGGCGCATTTACCGGTGCCAACCGCAAAGGCAAGATTGGCCTGATAGAAATGGCCCACAACGGCACGCTTTTTTTAGATGAAGTTTCTGAAATGGATCATTACGGCCAGGTGCGCCTGCTCAGGTTTTTGCAGGAGCGCAGCATCATGCGCCTCGGTGGCGACAAGTATCTGCCCGTGAATGTCCGGATCATAGCCGCCACCAATAGAGATCTGGGAGCAATGGTGGCCGAGGGTAGCTTTCGGCGTGATCTGTACTACCGTTTGCGTGTGCTGCGGCTGCGCCTGCCACCCCTGTGCGCAAGAAAGGGAGATGTCCGGCTGCTTACAGAAGACCTTTTGCGGGCGCTTGCTGTGCGGCATGGTTATGAAAAACGCTGCACAGCTGAGGCCTATGAGGTGCTGGAAGAACACCCCTGGCCAGGAAATGTGCGTGAACTCTATAACGTGCTGGAATGCCTTATGGTTGGGCAGCGCGGCAAAACCATTACGGCTTCCATGCTACGTCAGGTCTTTGCTCTGGACGACACGGGAGATGTTGCATCTGGTCGGCCCTGTGCAGTGGCATGGCCCGGCGGCGCGCCAGTGATGCCCTCGGTGCATGGAGGCGGATGGTCTGCCCAAAACAGCAGTTCTGCCCAGCCGCCAGATGCTTTGGCTGCGGCAACGCCTGGCAGGGCAGACAATACCTGGCAGTACCCGGAACATTCCGGGCAGGCGTTGCCAGCCGATAGCCAAGAACTCGGCTATGCCGTGCAGCCAGCTGCCGCGCATCCTTTGGTCTACGGTAACCAGCAGCCTGCCCCCATAATGGGGGCAGGCCAACGCTACCGTGTGCCGTTTGCTGATGATCCAAGCCCGGCAGATGAAAGGGCGCAGATTTTAGCCGCCCTTTACCGCTGTGGTGGACGACATGGCAAGGCAGCCGCCGTGCTGGGTTTGCACCGCAGTACGCTGTACAGAAAAATGCGTCGCCTGAATATTGAGTAA
- a CDS encoding dihydrodipicolinate synthase family protein: MQRFQPKGIIPALVTPFTPDGKRIQADSLKKLINFQIDNGMHGIFVSGSQGEAWALSFEERVELMEMTVDFVAGRVPVYGGTGCITTEETVRLTQEAKRVKVDVVSVITPFFITPSQDELYEHYKAVAAVGIPTMPYPNFARTQVRFLPSLLSRLMEFDTIVGIKDSSGDLSLGLSYLRAVEGKNCSVLIGRDTLIYAGLVYGASGAIAAGGNVAPRLMSGIYNDFQKGNLDAAMAAQSAIEPLRVAFDLGTFPVVVKEALNMMGFEVGPCRRPIGPLTEPMRQRLREVLDNLPTC, translated from the coding sequence ATGCAAAGATTTCAACCCAAGGGCATTATCCCCGCCCTTGTTACGCCATTTACCCCCGACGGCAAACGCATTCAGGCCGATTCTCTTAAAAAGCTCATAAATTTTCAGATAGACAATGGAATGCACGGCATTTTCGTTTCAGGCAGCCAGGGTGAAGCTTGGGCGCTTTCTTTTGAAGAACGCGTGGAACTTATGGAAATGACCGTTGATTTCGTGGCTGGGCGTGTGCCCGTATACGGCGGCACCGGCTGCATCACCACAGAAGAAACGGTGCGCCTCACCCAGGAGGCCAAGAGAGTAAAAGTGGACGTGGTTTCGGTTATCACGCCCTTTTTTATCACTCCCTCGCAGGACGAACTGTACGAACATTACAAGGCTGTGGCTGCCGTGGGTATTCCCACCATGCCCTACCCCAACTTTGCCCGTACGCAGGTCAGGTTCCTGCCCTCGTTGCTTTCTCGCCTGATGGAATTTGACACCATTGTGGGCATCAAGGACAGCAGCGGCGACCTGTCGCTGGGGCTCAGCTATCTGCGGGCAGTTGAAGGCAAAAACTGCAGCGTGCTTATCGGACGCGACACACTTATCTACGCGGGCCTCGTTTACGGCGCTTCCGGCGCGATTGCCGCAGGCGGCAACGTTGCCCCCCGCCTCATGTCGGGCATCTACAACGACTTCCAGAAAGGCAACCTCGATGCTGCCATGGCTGCCCAGTCCGCAATCGAACCCTTGCGCGTGGCCTTTGATCTGGGAACATTCCCGGTTGTGGTCAAGGAGGCCCTGAACATGATGGGATTTGAAGTCGGCCCGTGCCGCCGCCCCATCGGCCCCCTCACCGAACCCATGCGGCAACGCCTGCGGGAAGTGCTGGACAATCTGCCCACCTGCTAA
- the garR gene encoding 2-hydroxy-3-oxopropionate reductase: protein MKTIGFIGLGIMGKPMAKNLIKAGYDLVVYNRPSDATAALAECGAKVASSPAEVAAQVDMVITMLPNSPHVKEVALGENGIAEGARAGLLYVDMSSIDPLVAREVSAGIAAKGVVMLDAPVSGGEPKAIDGTLSVMVGGPKDAFDKAEPVLKSMAASVVHTGDIGAGNVTKLANQVIVALNIAAMSEALVLATKTGVEPELVFKAIRGGLAGSTVLDAKAPMVLDRNFKPGFRIELHIKDLQNALDTSHAVGVPLPLTAAVMEIMQALRVDGKAGDDHGGLIQYYEKMAGITVKR from the coding sequence ATGAAAACTATCGGCTTTATCGGCCTTGGCATCATGGGTAAGCCCATGGCGAAAAATCTTATCAAGGCCGGGTACGACCTTGTAGTTTACAACCGTCCCTCGGATGCAACTGCGGCCTTAGCAGAATGCGGCGCAAAGGTGGCCAGTTCTCCTGCCGAAGTGGCCGCCCAGGTTGATATGGTCATTACCATGTTGCCCAACTCTCCGCACGTCAAAGAAGTTGCCCTGGGCGAAAACGGCATTGCCGAAGGCGCCCGCGCTGGCCTTCTTTATGTGGACATGAGTTCCATTGACCCCCTCGTGGCCCGCGAAGTCAGTGCAGGGATTGCCGCCAAAGGCGTGGTCATGCTCGACGCACCCGTGAGCGGTGGCGAACCAAAGGCCATTGACGGCACGCTGTCTGTAATGGTTGGCGGCCCCAAGGATGCTTTTGACAAGGCAGAACCCGTGCTCAAGAGCATGGCCGCCTCAGTGGTTCATACCGGCGACATTGGCGCTGGCAACGTGACCAAGCTGGCCAATCAGGTCATTGTGGCTCTTAACATTGCCGCCATGTCTGAAGCGCTGGTGCTGGCAACCAAGACAGGTGTTGAGCCGGAACTGGTGTTCAAGGCCATCCGGGGCGGTCTTGCTGGCTCCACGGTGCTTGATGCCAAGGCCCCCATGGTGCTTGACCGCAACTTCAAGCCCGGTTTCCGCATCGAACTGCACATCAAGGACCTGCAAAACGCCCTTGATACCTCGCACGCCGTTGGCGTGCCCCTGCCTCTTACGGCGGCAGTCATGGAAATTATGCAGGCCCTGCGCGTTGACGGCAAGGCGGGCGACGACCACGGCGGCCTGATCCAGTACTATGAAAAAATGGCTGGCATCACTGTAAAACGCTAG
- a CDS encoding glycerate kinase: MSEPFRSDLTAIFQAGVAAVSPDQAILSHLHTDGDRLCICGRNYDLSQGHVIVLGAGKGAAPMAMALENMLGGRIDNSLVVVKYDHGLPLEHIKLAEAAHPVPDEAGANATRQMLQLAQAAGPEDIVICLITGGASALTPAPVSGVTLNDLRALTLAMLDCGATIHEINTLRKHLSQFSGGRLAQAAAPAKVVALIVSDVVGDNLDVIASGPTAPDDSTFDDCMKIIAHYGLAESLPETVMSHLQQGCIGKQPETPKSANPVFDNVQMELVATNSLALEAAAAQARNLGYTPQILTTCMTGNAENRARELVAQLRNAPAGTCLLAGGECTVQITGQGKGGRNQHMALAASLLLEGESSLAALFAGTDGTDGPTDAAGGFALSQTAARIRSQASPDALLHNNNSYEALALAGDLFITGPTRTNVMDMAILVSGKP; encoded by the coding sequence ATGAGCGAACCCTTCCGCAGTGACCTGACTGCAATCTTTCAGGCGGGAGTAGCCGCCGTATCGCCCGATCAGGCCATTTTGTCCCACCTGCATACGGATGGAGACAGGCTTTGCATTTGTGGACGCAATTACGACCTGAGCCAGGGGCATGTGATTGTGCTGGGTGCGGGCAAGGGGGCAGCCCCAATGGCCATGGCCCTGGAAAACATGCTGGGTGGTCGCATTGATAACAGCCTTGTGGTGGTCAAATACGACCACGGTCTACCCCTTGAACATATAAAGCTTGCCGAAGCGGCGCACCCGGTTCCCGACGAGGCTGGCGCAAACGCAACACGACAAATGCTGCAACTTGCCCAGGCCGCCGGACCCGAAGATATTGTCATATGCCTGATTACGGGTGGGGCCAGTGCCCTCACACCGGCCCCCGTATCAGGCGTAACCCTGAACGATCTGCGCGCCCTCACCCTTGCCATGCTTGATTGTGGCGCGACAATCCACGAAATCAACACCCTGCGTAAGCACCTTTCGCAGTTCAGCGGGGGGCGTCTTGCCCAGGCTGCCGCACCCGCAAAGGTGGTGGCGCTTATCGTATCAGACGTGGTGGGCGACAACCTCGATGTCATCGCCTCTGGCCCCACCGCGCCAGATGACTCAACATTCGACGACTGCATGAAAATCATTGCCCACTATGGCCTGGCGGAAAGCCTGCCTGAAACGGTAATGTCGCATCTCCAGCAGGGGTGTATTGGTAAGCAGCCAGAAACGCCCAAGTCTGCCAACCCTGTTTTTGACAACGTGCAGATGGAACTGGTGGCCACCAACAGCCTGGCTCTCGAAGCGGCGGCTGCGCAGGCACGCAACCTGGGGTATACGCCCCAGATCCTTACCACCTGCATGACCGGCAATGCAGAAAACCGCGCCCGCGAGCTTGTTGCCCAACTGCGCAACGCTCCAGCCGGAACCTGCCTTCTGGCTGGCGGCGAATGTACCGTGCAGATAACAGGACAGGGCAAGGGCGGACGCAATCAGCACATGGCTCTTGCCGCTTCGCTGTTACTGGAAGGGGAAAGCAGCCTTGCTGCCCTTTTTGCGGGCACGGATGGTACAGACGGTCCCACCGACGCGGCTGGTGGTTTTGCCCTGTCGCAAACTGCTGCGCGCATCCGCAGCCAGGCCTCACCAGATGCCCTGCTGCACAACAACAACAGCTATGAGGCTTTGGCCCTTGCCGGTGATCTGTTTATTACCGGCCCAACACGCACCAATGTTATGGATATGGCCATTCTTGTTTCTGGCAAACCATAA
- a CDS encoding MFS transporter, with protein MNSQVSTSTEKRTNVRWLIVVILFIITAINYGDRATISIAGSPMAKELGMDSVDMGYIFSAFGWAYVICQIPGGWLLDRFGSKKVYFFSIFFWSLFTLLQGTVWMFSAGWAFLAIFCLRFCVGAAESPSFPGNSRIAAAWFPAQERGTAVSIFNSAQYFATVIFAPIMGWLTHTFGWHYVFIFMGSIGIVGSIIWLYFIHDPKDHPNANKAEIDYITAGGALVSMDQKKPGVSNQGPKLSYIKQLIQSRMLMGVCLAQYCINALTFFFISWFPVYLVQERGLDILKAGIYAAIPAVCGFAGGLLGGVMSDFILRKTKSLTLARKTPIVLGMLLSMVILACNYTDSIVLVVFFMAISFFGKGIGALGWAVLADSAPKEISGLTGGVFNMCGNISSIVTPIAIGYIIKSTGSFKMALVFVAVHAAIAVVSYLFIVGKIQRLELKKENEPAPAQTVPQES; from the coding sequence ATGAATTCCCAAGTTTCCACCTCGACTGAAAAACGAACCAACGTACGTTGGCTTATTGTAGTTATTCTGTTCATTATCACGGCCATCAACTACGGTGACCGCGCCACCATATCCATTGCTGGTAGCCCCATGGCCAAGGAACTTGGCATGGATTCGGTAGATATGGGCTATATTTTTTCTGCCTTTGGCTGGGCCTATGTGATCTGCCAGATTCCCGGCGGCTGGCTGCTTGACCGCTTTGGCTCCAAAAAAGTTTATTTCTTCAGCATATTTTTCTGGTCGCTGTTTACCCTGTTACAGGGCACGGTGTGGATGTTCAGCGCAGGCTGGGCCTTTCTGGCAATCTTTTGCCTCAGATTTTGCGTTGGCGCGGCAGAATCGCCTTCTTTCCCCGGCAACAGCCGCATTGCGGCGGCGTGGTTCCCTGCGCAGGAACGCGGCACGGCTGTTTCCATTTTCAATTCAGCCCAGTATTTTGCCACAGTAATTTTTGCCCCCATCATGGGCTGGCTGACCCACACCTTTGGCTGGCACTACGTGTTCATTTTCATGGGCAGCATCGGCATTGTGGGCAGCATTATCTGGCTTTATTTCATCCATGATCCCAAGGATCATCCCAATGCCAACAAGGCTGAAATCGACTACATCACCGCTGGCGGCGCGCTGGTCAGCATGGATCAGAAAAAGCCCGGTGTCAGCAACCAGGGCCCCAAACTCTCCTACATCAAGCAGCTTATTCAGTCGCGCATGCTTATGGGTGTATGTCTTGCACAGTACTGCATCAACGCGCTGACCTTCTTTTTCATCTCGTGGTTCCCGGTATACCTGGTGCAGGAACGCGGCCTTGATATCCTCAAGGCGGGCATCTATGCCGCCATCCCTGCTGTCTGCGGCTTTGCAGGCGGTTTGCTGGGCGGCGTCATGTCTGACTTTATTCTGCGCAAGACCAAATCCCTCACCCTTGCCCGCAAAACCCCCATCGTTCTTGGCATGTTGCTTTCCATGGTCATTCTGGCCTGCAACTACACTGATTCCATTGTGCTGGTGGTTTTCTTCATGGCAATTTCCTTCTTTGGCAAGGGAATTGGCGCTCTTGGCTGGGCTGTACTTGCAGACTCTGCCCCTAAGGAAATCAGCGGCCTTACCGGCGGCGTTTTCAACATGTGTGGCAACATCTCCAGTATTGTTACGCCCATCGCTATTGGCTACATCATCAAGTCCACCGGCTCGTTCAAGATGGCCCTGGTCTTTGTGGCAGTGCACGCGGCTATCGCCGTTGTGAGCTACCTGTTCATCGTTGGCAAAATCCAGCGCCTTGAGCTGAAGAAGGAAAATGAACCGGCCCCTGCTCAAACCGTGCCGCAGGAGAGCTAA
- a CDS encoding enolase C-terminal domain-like protein: MAGQTPRITEMRVIPVAGYDSMLLNIGGAHHPYFTRNLIILRDNTGHQGVGEAPGGETIRQTLESFRDLVVGKSLGQLKNTVYQAHTNHQAADFDTFGKGAWTFELRVNAVAALETALYDLLGQFMGVPVCDLLGPGRQRDAITVLCYLFYIGDAGKTDLPYPAAENGHDWYDLRRKKAMDTASVVRLAEAAHDRYGFEHFKLKGGVLPGAEEIETVHALHQAFPQGHINIDPNGAWTLDESIALCKGLRGVLTYVEDPCGAEQGFSGREIMAEFRRGTGLPVATNMIATNWREMCHAVMLQSVDIPLADPHFWTLSGAVQVAELCANWGLTWGCHSNNHFDVSLAMFTHVAAVAPGTPTAIDTHWIWQEGQHLTHNPLQIEKGQIRVPDAPGLGVELNMDMVEQAHALYKSMPAGGRNDALAMQYLIPGWTFDRKRPALVR; the protein is encoded by the coding sequence ATGGCCGGGCAAACTCCACGCATTACAGAAATGCGCGTTATCCCGGTAGCCGGGTATGACAGCATGCTTTTGAATATTGGCGGCGCGCATCACCCGTATTTTACCCGCAACCTGATCATTCTGCGGGACAATACAGGGCATCAGGGGGTGGGCGAAGCCCCCGGTGGTGAAACTATCCGCCAGACGCTGGAGAGCTTCCGCGATCTGGTTGTGGGCAAAAGCCTCGGGCAGCTCAAAAACACGGTGTATCAGGCGCACACCAACCATCAGGCCGCTGACTTTGACACCTTTGGCAAGGGTGCCTGGACGTTTGAACTGCGGGTCAACGCGGTTGCGGCTCTTGAAACGGCGCTTTACGACCTGCTTGGGCAGTTCATGGGTGTTCCCGTTTGTGATCTGCTTGGCCCTGGCCGTCAGCGCGATGCCATAACTGTGCTCTGCTACCTGTTTTATATTGGTGATGCCGGCAAGACCGACCTGCCATATCCCGCAGCCGAGAACGGGCACGACTGGTACGACCTGCGTCGCAAAAAAGCAATGGATACGGCCTCGGTTGTCCGTCTGGCCGAGGCGGCACACGACAGATACGGGTTCGAACACTTCAAGCTCAAGGGCGGCGTACTGCCCGGAGCAGAAGAAATTGAGACTGTGCACGCCCTGCACCAGGCCTTTCCGCAGGGGCACATCAACATTGACCCCAACGGTGCGTGGACACTGGATGAATCCATTGCCCTGTGCAAGGGTCTGCGCGGCGTGCTGACCTATGTGGAAGACCCCTGCGGTGCAGAACAGGGATTTTCCGGCAGGGAGATCATGGCAGAATTCCGGCGGGGCACAGGCCTGCCGGTTGCCACCAACATGATTGCCACAAACTGGCGCGAAATGTGCCATGCAGTCATGCTGCAATCCGTAGATATTCCTTTGGCAGACCCCCACTTCTGGACGCTTTCGGGCGCGGTGCAGGTTGCAGAACTGTGCGCAAACTGGGGGCTTACATGGGGCTGCCATTCCAACAACCACTTTGACGTGTCGCTTGCCATGTTTACCCATGTGGCCGCCGTTGCGCCCGGTACCCCCACCGCCATTGACACCCACTGGATATGGCAGGAAGGGCAGCACCTTACCCACAACCCCCTGCAAATAGAAAAGGGCCAGATTCGCGTGCCAGACGCCCCCGGCCTTGGGGTAGAACTGAACATGGACATGGTTGAACAGGCTCACGCCCTGTATAAAAGCATGCCCGCGGGTGGCCGCAATGATGCCCTTGCCATGCAATACCTTATTCCCGGCTGGACATTTGACCGCAAACGGCCAGCCCTGGTGCGCTAG